The Ovis aries strain OAR_USU_Benz2616 breed Rambouillet chromosome 2, ARS-UI_Ramb_v3.0, whole genome shotgun sequence nucleotide sequence aggaaaaggagtacgtcaaggctgtatattgtcaccctgcttatttaacttatatgcagagtacatcatgagaaacgctgggctggaggaagcacaagctggaatcaagattgccaggagaaacatcagtaacctcagacatgcagatgacaccacccttatgccaaaaagtgaaaaggaactaaaaagcctcttgatgaaagtgaaagtggagagtgaataagttggcttaaagctcaacattcagaaaactaagatcatggcatctggtcccatcacttcatgggaaatagatggggaaacagtggaaacagtgtcagactttattttttggggctccaaaatcactgcagatggtgactgcagccatgaaattaaaagatgcttactccttggaagaaaagttatgatcaacctagataggatattgaaaatcagagatactactttgccaacaaaggtccatctagtcaaggctatggtttttccaatggtcacgtatggatgtgagagttggactttgaagaaggctgagcgccgaagaattgatgcttttaaattgtggtgttggagaagcctcttgagagttccttggactgcaaggagatccaaccaaaccattctgaagatcagccctgggatttctttggagggaatgatgctgaagctgaaactccagtactaagagttgactcattggaaaatactctgatgctgggagggattgggggcaggagaaggggacgacagaggatgagatggctggatggcatcactgacttgatggacgggagtctgactgaactccaggagttggtgatggacagggaggcctggcctggcgtgctgcgattcatggggtcacaaagagtcagagatgactgagcgactgaactctgcatttaaattaaataagaggatgatgatatacagccttgatgtacacttTCCCCAATgctgaaccagtccattgttccacgtccagttctaactggtgctttttgtcctgcatatagatttctcaggaggcaggtaaggtggtctgatactctcatctctttaagaattttccatagtttgttgtgatccacatagtcaaaggttttagcctagtcaatgaagttaatgtagatgttcttctggaatcctcttgtttttttctatgatctggaaaaacccaaatgaactttttggccaacccaatacatgaaCCTAAGCACTGTTCAATTAACTGAGCAAACAGCCTTAGTGTTTAAGGCTAATGATAATTAGTCTTAGGTTTAAAgctaaaaggattttttttttaaacaggggaTATGGGAGGGTGTACTCTATTGTTTCTTACTCAGAATATAAAAACTGTGACTCCCAAAATATTTGTCatattttctgggcttccctggtggctcagatggtaaagaatctgcctgcagtacaggagaccagggttcaatctgtaattcaggaagatcccctggagaaaggaatggctgcccactccggtattcttgcctggagaatcccatggaaagaggagtctgctcctgctgctgctgctaagtcacttcagtcgtgtccgactccgtgtgaccccatagacggcagccaaccaggctccccgtccccgggattctccagacaagaacactggagtgggttgccatttccttctccaatgtataaaagtgaaaagtgaaagggaagtcgctcagttgtgtccgactcttcgagaccccatggactacagcccaccaggctcctccatccatgggattttccaggcaagagtactggagtggggtgtggtaggctgcaattcatgggattacagagttggatatgactgagagactaacagttTCATTTTCATAATCTTGTAAAGTCTTCTCATTGAATGGAAAATGATTTGTCTATATTCAGCTTTAACAGTCAAAATGTGAACTTTGGAGAACatgaaatacaaagagaaatCAAGTTCATTATATAAACATAgggtattcaaatatttattttagcatAGGGAGTGTaatcaagaaaataattgaatattCATCTACCAGATTAAATAACAATTTAGGAAGTAATGTTTCATAGTTTACCCAAAATAAAACAATGCATCAgacatatttttagattttattatctttaatgaACTGTTTAACATTTTTACAAATCATCAGATTTTTAAGTTTCCAGCAGTAAATATAGTAGTGATGGCATAAATACACTGAAATGTGAGATTCCTCTGATGAGAGAATACAAAAGATAGAAACACCTGGAAACAGAGGGCAAAATGTCAACTCTAGTTCTGACATGGAAATTAACATAGCTAAATTCTTTACAATTCTAGTACACGGAGAAATGAGTAACTCATTCCCTATAAATGAATACGTAACTTTGAGCTTCACCTTCCTGGAAGTTTTGAGGGACATCATTTGATCCAAAGATCCCCAAAACTTTATACTATGTATTGATGCCAGAGGATTTATACATACAGAAAGTAATCTGAAAATGACTGCCAAAGCAAAGCAGTGTTTTTATTCCTCAACATTTGTGACCTTCGTGGTATACTGTGTATTATAAAAGGGTGTAATCCCTATACAATTGCATAAATGTCATACAAATGGATTTTACAAATTCAATATCATATGTATTCAAAAATACATATAGCTGTGCTTTAGTAAATGAATCCATCAGTTCCTTGAGGGataattttgcttttaagttATATCCAAAGTATATACAAAGGATCCACAAATGTTAACAATTTGTGACTAAAATTCTCAAGGTTTTCATTTGCAAAAAACTGTGGtggttttcaatttaaaaattttaagaaagttgTGAATATTCCCAGTTTATTATCACTTGGGTTAAGAAAAAGTAGATGGCTTCAGCTCTTTAACAGGAAATTTGTGAACTACTCACAAATGAGAAGTTACACATTTTGGATcattagaaaaagataaattacCTATACTTCCCCAATTGAGAACAGAATGTGCAGTgtataaaaaaataagattttattctGAAACCAACAAAAGTATCTCTAGAAAAGCCCTTGGGGATACATCTTCTCATTTCCTTTACACAAGAATGAGTAAGTGGCATACCTTAATGGCATACCCTTATATCAAAGTGTGTATTCCATTACCAAGATGATAGATTGAACATTTTTTAAGGGTGGGAaaaatatacacttaaaatgtCAAAGTCAGTATATTCCTATATAGTTTCTAACTTCATTCCAACATAATGTTATCAATATAAACTAGActgaaaaaagaatacacagagagaTGTTACTGGCATGCAAAATTCATTGTTCCAACGTGAAACACTAggtctatatttttaataaaaactgcACATCTGTTTAATTTGGCTAACAGAAAGAAAATGCACATTTAAGAAAGATGTTATCATATCCTTCTAATAAAGCAAGTCTATATCAAAGGCACTTCAGCAGAGCACTAACTCCTTAACCTTTTccaaatcattttcatttatgtCACCTTAAATACATCTTTCTGTGTAAAACCAGTAAGAAACTGCCTCTAATTTTGGACCTTATCACCCCTCCCTCAAAAAAGTAAATGCAGGTATTAACCAAAACATTTCTCTCTTCTATGGATTGGGGCAGAATATAGCAAACTTTTACCTAGATCTTTAAATTCTTTGGGTTAATACAGAAAGGAATGTTATCTGACAGGTTATATGCTTCAGAAATGGTTACAGGAAAAACCTGGCTGAAGTCTACTGTCTTGGGGGGAAAAGCTGTTTTCTTCTGCTGTGTATCTATCTACAGTTTGACTGAAGCTAATGTGGTTCATTTTAGTTCTTATAACGTGTTCATGTGCCTTGGGTCTCTGTGTTGCCCCCGTCTGAATTAGCAGTGCATGAGAAACAAAGCAATTAGTTTCATTCCTCCCCCATCCCCGCCCCAAGGAAAAGGGTAAGCTGCTTCAGGCATTTGCCTTTAcggaaattttaagaaaaatgagatgagttgattttaattaaagtttcatttttaggACATGAATGATAATTCAGAGTTGAAAGCACTTAAAATTAAAAACGGGTGTTGAATGTGTTCACACTAATTCTCTGctatgatgaaaagaatatattaCTTCCAAACCTGGAAAAAAGTGTTATGTAACTTAAAAGCATTTATGTGatttaataaaaatcttttaCTTTTCCTGTGAAATTGAAACTGTTGTTCCCAAACATTTTTTAGAAtgtcagcaacaacaaaatctgGATGTATACCTGGGATCCTAAAGGTATTCTTGAATCTCAAGAGAAATGGCACGTTTTTTCTGGttgacatttcagaaaaaaattgaaatgtttatttcctttagctCCACATATTTTAAGTTTGGATGTTTATAAGAAACTTtcaattcattgatttttaaaaatcaagtttaatAGTTTAAGTGACTTTTTTGAATAGAAAAAATAGCTTAAAACTGATTTCAGTCTCTATGTATCAGTGAGCCTTAAAGATTGGGGAGTGGGaggaatgactttttttttaaagactagtaAAAAATTTTCTTGACAGCTAAGCTCACTTCCCCTTTTGGTGATGGGGAAGAGggcaagaaatttttaaataaaaactcagtATCAGAACATTCATTTCTCAGATTTCTAGATAAACTAACACCTGTTTATTCTGTGAAGTTTTATTCAAAAACAACCAAAGAGCTGACATTTCCCTCTCTAACAACCAAGTAGCTTCTTGCCCATCTTAGGTGAGTATGGAATTTATTTTGGGTTGATACAATATACATgctgtttaaaaatgaaagaaaatgtggttTGGCCTTTGAACTCTAGAATAACATCAATCCAGAACATTTATCCAATTATTTTCAAGTATATGCAGTGGAGAATATAATAGTAACATTTCACAAGAGTAATACAGTTTCGTTTCTAAATGTTTCACAGGGGTCgtcaaagcagaagcaatattttcGAAAGCAACTTTAGGGGTATACTTTTCACTGTTATTCTTCAGAGTCAGGGCTCAACTTGATGACTGAGCAACAATTTCAGATACTATTTTACATTCTGCACCCTCAGATACTTCAAATTCAtcacccaaaaataaataaaaagcataggCCAGAAAAAAGCATTTCTTGGTCGCTTTCTCACTACTGAATTACCATTTGACTATTTACTCTGCTTGAGACATGTCCAGGGACCATGAGATTGCTCAGTCTCAGCTTCTTCAGAAGTTCACACAGCAATTTAcaacaaaagcaagaataaagAGCACGAGACGACAGAGACACAGCCACTCTTGGTATTAGTTTATGGGAATCAGTGGGCGTTCCTCTCGCTTCTTCCAGATGTTAGTTTTGCTCTCTCTCTTGGCGAGTGGTGGTGCTCTGCCCCTTTTCTTAGTGGGGGATATATTGGCTTCAAAATCTTCAGCGGTGTTTCTTCTTCCTGGGGACTCTTCCCCAGGGTGCTCCATGATGGCCCCACTGCCTCCATCTAGGATGTGCCTTAAAGCTGGGTCCTCTGGAGAGCAGACAGTGGTTCCGCTCTCACTGCTGCTCAGGTCTAAGTCTTCTAAGTAAAGCATCTTAGGCTGATGCATGCTTTTGATGAACGTTTTCTCCCTCTCCAGTTTTCTACTTGAGTGgtgctcattcatgtccaccCCAGAGTCCAGACTTGTGTCATTGCTCTGGGCTCTCTTGCCCTTTTTCAGGTCTATGAAGGAGTGCCTCACCTGTGCAACCGGCTTTCCATCAAGAGACACAAACCaggctctggggtggggggatggctTTCCTTTGGACAGTTCTAGGAGGGTCTGTTCTGAAATTCCTTGAAGCTCTGATGAAAAGGGAGTCATTACAACAGCTTCATTTAGTGTTCCAGGAACAGAAACAGATTCCAGGAGGCTATTTGAATACCGGCTCCAATCTGAAGTTTGGGAGGGCAAACTCTGTTGACCTTCCAGGGGGATGTTCTCTTCCCTGGCATCTGGGGGCTGGGCATGAGAATGCATTGGCATTTTCGGTAATGTCTGTGTAAAGTTCTCTCTATTTACTGGCTCCATCAGTTGGCCATAGACTAACTGTCCCTTTCTTGGCAGAGTAGCCGACTTAGCAGGATGCAACTGCTCTGGAGTGGGGAAGAGGTCAGATGTCTGAAGGATGGCTATGGGCTGGCTGTATATGTGCATGATCTGTTCTGGAATGTGGGAATGGCCATATGCCTCTTCCTTACCTGTGAGATACCTCTTTTCCTCTTGCGTATCACCTAGAGATGAAGACACATTGTTGTTAACATGTTTAAGTTGTTTGGACCCTACATTGGGCTCCAAAGACTGTGCTGGGTTTCTGGAGTAATTATTTTGATTGACTGACAGAAACGAAACTTCTTCATTGTAGATTTTCAAATTGTCCCGAGTTTTCACCATGGAAACTCTTTCTTCTGCTTCCACCTTGGATGATTCCTTTTTCTGAGGGCTGTACGAGGAGCTTTTGGCATTGAATAACTGTGATTTGTCCTCGGTTTTTAATGCAACTttgactgaactgatgtgattTATGTGAGTTGTTGAAGTTGTCTGGTCTCTCTTGAGGACCTCAAGTTTAGtggtatttctttctcttttctgtggAGTACCACACTTATCCCTAGAGTagaagagaaggcaaaaaaaaaaatgttttgaacttATCTAGAAGGTTTCATTAACAAAAAAAtctcatgtttattttataaatatatataatgctaCTGTTAGAATATATCcgtttttattttaatctatattttaaacATCAAACCATTGCTTTCTACAAACTTTGTAATACATAGAATTTACATGACACTAAAATCAGACAGTTTGTGTTCACACACATTACTATTGTTCTTACCTGCAATAACAAAGAAGTACAGCAAAAAACCCAATGACAATGACTATTGTTCCTCCTAATATGGCGGTAAGAAATACTGTGTGGTAGGCAGTTATGTCCTTGGAATCTCCATTCATACCTGACCCTAAATagttcaaaataaacaaagagaaaatatattactttagGTCAGACTTTCAACTGTGTCCTATCCTGGGTGAGGCAGATTAAAGATGTGTACACAGGTCTATTAATTTGTTCCCCTCCCATGGCAGGCTTCTCTGgggatggaaaatattttccccacCCCCGTTAGGCTTAATCAGTTGATTTGCTGTGCCCAGTGAAGTATGAGCACCTTAAATGAGGCTGTATAAATTGCCTGTCCTCTGCTAAGGTCTTCTACTCAGTGAAAAGTATATCCTAAAGTTTTGCTATTCTTTTAATCTAGGTTCTGGaatgagaaaaatcttaaaactgaACCAAGTCAAGCCCAACAGTCACAAAATGAAAGCAACAAATAGAGAGCAGGCTTATTTGTTACTGATGGCTGAATGTTACAGAAAATGGACCAAGATGCTAAAGCCCTGCTGTTACAAAACTTAAAATATGTGACACTGGCTTCCAAGTCAAGCAGTAAGGAAATTGTTGCAGGAGGTAGTAAAAATAGTGACCAAAGTTATGTGGTAGCAAAATGTTTGCTGGAACAAAAGTATTTCTAATGAGAGCTTTGTGCAAAGAGGTTTTGAGATAGAATATAGTGAGCATTGATATTAGCTgcattcaatttaaaaagaaaatgtacagatagaaagaattctttaaaattctttaaaaagaatttgctAAAGTAAATAAACAGGGATGAAAAGACcaatgaaaatgcaaaaattgGGGGCCCTGAAGAATCAAAAGTTGTAACTCCTTCAGACAGGACTCTAGAATAACATGGCGCCATGATCCCCACAAGCTAAGCCCAGCAGAAGACGGTGACCCATTACTCTTTATGAGAACACATATATACAACGTTGTGGTAattactttgttgtttttgtacagttgctaagtcatgtctgactcttttgcaaccccatggactgtagcccgccaggctcctctgtccatgggatattccaggcaagaatacttgagccagttgccatttccttctccagaggatcttcctaaccccggGATCACACCTGCGTCTCCTCCATTGccaagcagattgtttaccgtggggccaccaaggaagcccctggaaTTAGCTTAACTGCAGTAAAAGCAGACTAAGCATGGGGATGATCAGTGGAGGTTCTGAATATCCTGCATGAAAGTAGACGCAACTTACCTTGAGGTAATGTTTCAACATCACTAGGACTTCATTTGCTCAGAAATGTATACAAGTCTACTGATTAGTATCAACTGGATTCTAATGTGTATTGGGGGTGATGAGACACCTGATTTTCCACTCATCTCAACCATAAGAAAAAGTCCAGCATGAGGCTTTCAACTTCACCAAGGACGCTGGAAAGACTAAGGACACATAAAGACTTAGACCCTTTAACTTTTACATCATCTAAGTTGACCAAGGTATAGTGACATTAAAGGATTTGGAGAAGCAGTGTTTTGTTTATGCATTCAGACTTCGAAGCCAGAGTGCCTGAACTGGAATCCTGGCCTCACCCTTTCTGTGTGGTGTTGGGCAAGCTTCATTCACTTATGTCTCACTGCACAGCTGTCACACCTGTTACaatgattaaataaaacattGAGAACAGTGT carries:
- the FAM171B gene encoding protein FAM171B isoform X2 produces the protein MSDSLLYRGLHKVSVFMLKVQVNDIISRQYLSQAVVEVFVNYTKTNSTVTRNNGAVLIRVPYKLGLSLTIIAYKDGYVLTPLPWKTRRMPIYSSVTLSLFPQNQANIWLFEDTILITGKLADAKSQPSVQFSKALIKLPNNHQISNVTGYLTVLQQFLKVDNFLYTTGITLNKSGFESIELTPLAAICVKIYSGGKEVKVDGSIEISLPLLHTNDVSAGDHIPAWTFDMNTGAWVNHGQGMVKEYNSHLIWTYDAPHLGYWIAAPLPGTRGSGMNGDSKDITAYHTVFLTAILGGTIVIVIGFFAVLLCYCRDKCGTPQKRERNTTKLEVLKRDQTTSTTHINHISSVKVALKTEDKSQLFNAKSSSYSPQKKESSKVEAEERVSMVKTRDNLKIYNEEVSFLSVNQNNYSRNPAQSLEPNVGSKQLKHVNNNVSSSLGDTQEEKRYLTGKEEAYGHSHIPEQIMHIYSQPIAILQTSDLFPTPEQLHPAKSATLPRKGQLVYGQLMEPVNRENFTQTLPKMPMHSHAQPPDAREENIPLEGQQSLPSQTSDWSRYSNSLLESVSVPGTLNEAVVMTPFSSELQGISEQTLLELSKGKPSPHPRAWFVSLDGKPVAQVRHSFIDLKKGKRAQSNDTSLDSGVDMNEHHSSRKLEREKTFIKSMHQPKMLYLEDLDLSSSESGTTVCSPEDPALRHILDGGSGAIMEHPGEESPGRRNTAEDFEANISPTKKRGRAPPLAKRESKTNIWKKREERPLIPIN
- the FAM171B gene encoding protein FAM171B isoform X1, producing the protein MARLSRRVPCTLLLGLAAVLLKARLVPAAARAELSRSDLSLIQQQQRQREEAEEERPEVPGASSTAAAPVSVFMLKVQVNDIISRQYLSQAVVEVFVNYTKTNSTVTRNNGAVLIRVPYKLGLSLTIIAYKDGYVLTPLPWKTRRMPIYSSVTLSLFPQNQANIWLFEDTILITGKLADAKSQPSVQFSKALIKLPNNHQISNVTGYLTVLQQFLKVDNFLYTTGITLNKSGFESIELTPLAAICVKIYSGGKEVKVDGSIEISLPLLHTNDVSAGDHIPAWTFDMNTGAWVNHGQGMVKEYNSHLIWTYDAPHLGYWIAAPLPGTRGSGMNGDSKDITAYHTVFLTAILGGTIVIVIGFFAVLLCYCRDKCGTPQKRERNTTKLEVLKRDQTTSTTHINHISSVKVALKTEDKSQLFNAKSSSYSPQKKESSKVEAEERVSMVKTRDNLKIYNEEVSFLSVNQNNYSRNPAQSLEPNVGSKQLKHVNNNVSSSLGDTQEEKRYLTGKEEAYGHSHIPEQIMHIYSQPIAILQTSDLFPTPEQLHPAKSATLPRKGQLVYGQLMEPVNRENFTQTLPKMPMHSHAQPPDAREENIPLEGQQSLPSQTSDWSRYSNSLLESVSVPGTLNEAVVMTPFSSELQGISEQTLLELSKGKPSPHPRAWFVSLDGKPVAQVRHSFIDLKKGKRAQSNDTSLDSGVDMNEHHSSRKLEREKTFIKSMHQPKMLYLEDLDLSSSESGTTVCSPEDPALRHILDGGSGAIMEHPGEESPGRRNTAEDFEANISPTKKRGRAPPLAKRESKTNIWKKREERPLIPIN